TGCCTGCTCGGTGAAGCGGCCCTGCTCAGTGAGGCCACCCGCGTGGAACTGCTGGCACGCGCCCGGCAGTGGCATGAGATGGGCCCGGTCGCCATGCTGCGGGAGCGGGCCGGCGCCTCGGACTCGGTCGAGCGGCTCCGGATCCGGGACAGGGAATGGTTCACCGAGTACCACGAGCTCCGGCTCGGCGGAATCACCGTCCGCGACGGCCACACAGGGATCCTCACTCTCCTCGAGAAGCACTTCGGACTCCACCCGGGCTTTGACGAGTTGGCCGCCCGCGCGTGCGCACTTGAGTGCCCCGACCGGGAGCACGCCGCCTGGTGGGAGATCACCAGCACCCTTGCCGAGAGGCAGAATGACGAGACCTGGGAGGCTGCGGCGGCACTGCGGGCCCACCCCGATCCCCTGCACCGCCGCTTCGGCGCGGAAGTCCTGATCTCCCTCAACTTCGGAGATCCCATGTCCGACGACCCGAGCCCGTTCGAACAGCGCACGCTGGAGTTCTTCCTCGACTGGGCGGAGGAGGAGGAACACCCGGACGTCCTGGCCGAGGCCCTGTCCGGCCTTGGCCATCATGAGGATCCGAGGATCGAGCCACTGGGGCTTTCCTTCCTCGCCCACTCCGCCCCGAAGGTACGTGCGGTGCTGCCCTCGACCCTGAGAATCGTGGACT
This region of Streptomyces sp. NBC_00513 genomic DNA includes:
- a CDS encoding ankyrin repeat domain-containing protein; translation: MGEGPLITAVRSGDENAVRVLLEDGADPDAVDEQGTPALCLAISAFNSTIVGHLVQDGADPDRQLPDGTTPRLRAVDSGSIGLAHCLLGEAALLSEATRVELLARARQWHEMGPVAMLRERAGASDSVERLRIRDREWFTEYHELRLGGITVRDGHTGILTLLEKHFGLHPGFDELAARACALECPDREHAAWWEITSTLAERQNDETWEAAAALRAHPDPLHRRFGAEVLISLNFGDPMSDDPSPFEQRTLEFFLDWAEEEEHPDVLAEALSGLGHHEDPRIEPLGLSFLAHSAPKVRAVLPSTLRIVDSERSGRQTFTSEGLNALLALARDTDASVRKVAAHRLAHSLNPEPAVGHILAGLLDDEDQQTRIWAVHGLAERDDPRCVDGSGRVGPVDEYEAWSWILGAPARYEQRQKEQCAPARAE